The following coding sequences are from one Hymenobacter sp. DG25A window:
- a CDS encoding threonine synthase, producing MNTLLDTTTRLQQLHCAACKTPYSAFSLQHVSPCCGQPLLVDYALHEPLSRTEGINQAENSMWRYRPLLPLLDEANRVSLGEGWTPLLALPRLGAHHGLPNLLLKDEGQNPTGSFKARGLSMAISKAKELGVTGCIIPTAGNAGVAMAAYCARAGLRAVVVMPRHTPKAFQEECYWYGAEVHLVDGLINDCAALVRQLNADNALLDVSTLKEPYRLEGKKTMGYELAEQLNWQLPDVLLYPAGGGTGLIGIWKAFQEMQALDWLPADAKLPRMVAVQAASCCPLIETLAGRQANCHTYMGQATIANGLAVPRPLGEPLMLRVLQESRGTAISITDEQMLEGMRELARHEGLFVAPEGAAVWMAARHLLQTGSIQPQEQVVLLNTGSAQKYLENVEGRYQG from the coding sequence ATGAACACTCTCCTCGATACTACTACCCGCCTTCAGCAGTTGCATTGCGCAGCCTGTAAAACGCCTTACTCGGCTTTCAGCTTGCAGCATGTTTCGCCCTGTTGCGGCCAGCCTTTACTGGTAGATTATGCCCTGCACGAGCCGCTTTCCCGCACGGAGGGAATTAACCAGGCGGAGAATTCCATGTGGCGCTACCGGCCGCTCCTGCCTCTTTTGGATGAGGCAAACCGGGTGAGCCTGGGCGAAGGCTGGACGCCGCTGTTGGCGCTGCCCCGGCTGGGTGCCCACCATGGCTTACCTAATCTGCTGCTGAAAGACGAAGGCCAGAACCCCACCGGCTCCTTTAAGGCGCGGGGCCTGAGTATGGCCATTTCCAAAGCCAAAGAGCTGGGCGTTACCGGCTGCATTATTCCCACGGCCGGCAATGCCGGGGTAGCCATGGCCGCCTACTGCGCCCGGGCGGGCCTGCGCGCCGTGGTAGTGATGCCCCGGCACACGCCCAAAGCCTTTCAGGAGGAGTGCTACTGGTATGGCGCCGAGGTGCACCTAGTGGATGGGCTCATCAACGACTGCGCGGCCCTGGTCCGCCAGCTGAACGCCGATAATGCCCTGCTGGACGTTTCAACCCTGAAAGAGCCCTACCGCTTGGAGGGCAAGAAAACCATGGGCTACGAGCTGGCCGAGCAGCTGAACTGGCAGCTGCCTGATGTGCTGCTATACCCCGCGGGCGGTGGCACGGGGCTCATCGGTATCTGGAAAGCTTTTCAGGAAATGCAGGCCCTGGACTGGCTGCCGGCTGATGCCAAGCTGCCTCGCATGGTAGCTGTGCAGGCTGCCAGCTGCTGCCCCCTGATTGAAACGCTGGCCGGGCGGCAGGCCAACTGCCACACCTATATGGGCCAGGCCACTATTGCCAATGGGCTGGCCGTGCCGCGGCCCCTGGGCGAGCCCCTGATGCTGCGCGTGCTGCAGGAGTCGCGGGGGACGGCTATCAGCATTACGGACGAGCAGATGCTGGAAGGCATGCGCGAGCTGGCCCGGCACGAGGGACTGTTTGTGGCGCCGGAAGGCGCCGCCGTCTGGATGGCCGCCCGCCATCTGCTCCAAACCGGCAGTATACAGCCCCAGGAGCAGGTGGTCTTGTTGAATACCGGCTCGGCCCAGAAGTACCTGGAAAATGTAGAAGGCCGGTATCAGGGGTAA
- a CDS encoding LysR family transcriptional regulator: MLSHAHEIFLEVARELSFTKAGQTLFLSQSAVSKQVKALEEYYKTGLFERLGNSVVLTSAGELLYQKLLLAKQLQHELHQEFTTLSKDFSPQVRMVIGASTTISLYIIPPVLSAYLGKFPNTQLTLKNRNSENILKALLEHEIDLGIIEGIHKVSNVTYTPLLTDEVVAVCSARNPLHREGLVAQDLRQIPVALRESGSGTLAVLEEALAARHIKLTDLRVKVRLGGTEALKNFVRVDTCLAFLPRQAVMKELASGELMEVPVRDLNLIRHFDFVQRKGTENNVPYKNFVQFARRHYSKLE, from the coding sequence ATGCTTTCCCACGCCCACGAAATCTTTCTGGAAGTAGCCCGGGAGCTGAGCTTTACTAAAGCCGGCCAGACGCTCTTTCTGAGCCAGTCGGCGGTGAGCAAGCAGGTAAAGGCGCTGGAAGAATACTACAAAACCGGCTTGTTTGAGCGGCTCGGCAATAGCGTGGTGCTCACGTCGGCCGGCGAGCTGCTGTACCAAAAGCTGCTTCTGGCCAAGCAGCTGCAGCATGAGCTGCACCAGGAATTCACCACGCTCAGCAAAGACTTCTCGCCGCAAGTGCGCATGGTTATCGGGGCCAGCACCACCATTTCGCTGTATATCATTCCGCCGGTGCTATCGGCCTACCTGGGCAAGTTTCCGAACACGCAACTCACCCTGAAAAACCGCAATAGTGAGAACATCCTGAAAGCGTTGCTGGAGCATGAAATTGACCTGGGAATTATTGAAGGCATCCATAAAGTCAGCAACGTAACGTACACGCCTCTGCTGACGGACGAAGTAGTAGCCGTCTGCTCAGCGCGCAATCCGCTGCACCGGGAAGGGCTGGTAGCGCAGGACCTGCGGCAGATTCCGGTGGCCCTGCGCGAATCGGGGTCCGGCACGCTGGCGGTGCTGGAGGAAGCCTTGGCCGCGCGGCACATTAAGCTCACCGATTTGCGGGTAAAAGTGCGACTGGGCGGCACCGAGGCCCTGAAGAACTTTGTGCGCGTAGATACCTGTCTGGCTTTTCTGCCCCGGCAGGCCGTGATGAAAGAGCTGGCTTCGGGCGAGCTGATGGAAGTGCCCGTGCGCGACCTGAACCTGATTCGTCACTTTGATTTTGTGCAGCGTAAAGGCACGGAAAACAATGTGCCGTACAAAAACTTCGTGCAGTTTGCCCGGCGTCACTATTCTAAATTGGAATAG
- a CDS encoding RBBP9/YdeN family alpha/beta hydrolase, whose translation MSSTILTVPGLGSSGPLHWQSQWEQHYGYRRVEQHNWDQPVYADWVMQLEAAVAAAGPNVVLAAHSLACATVAHWARTTQLTLAGALLVGPADVDRPDFPTEAVGFAPMPLQKLPFPSIVVASTNDEYVTLARAQHFAQAWGSRLVNVGAKGHLNSDSGLGLWPEGHALLRELIK comes from the coding sequence ATGTCCAGCACTATTCTCACAGTTCCCGGCCTGGGCAGTTCCGGCCCGCTACATTGGCAAAGCCAGTGGGAACAGCATTACGGCTACCGGCGCGTAGAGCAGCACAACTGGGACCAGCCGGTTTATGCCGATTGGGTTATGCAGCTGGAAGCAGCAGTAGCGGCCGCCGGCCCCAACGTAGTACTAGCCGCTCACAGCCTAGCCTGCGCTACCGTGGCGCATTGGGCCCGTACCACGCAGCTGACCCTTGCGGGAGCTTTGCTGGTAGGCCCCGCCGACGTAGACCGCCCGGATTTCCCGACCGAAGCCGTGGGCTTTGCGCCCATGCCGCTGCAGAAGCTTCCTTTCCCCAGCATAGTAGTAGCCAGTACCAACGATGAATACGTGACCCTGGCCCGTGCTCAGCACTTTGCCCAGGCCTGGGGCAGTCGTTTGGTGAATGTGGGAGCCAAGGGGCACCTCAATTCCGATTCGGGACTGGGTTTGTGGCCGGAAGGGCATGCCTTGCTGCGGGAACTCATAAAATAA